One window from the genome of Bacteroidota bacterium encodes:
- the vgrG gene encoding type VI secretion system tip protein VgrG: MTERLIPDDSKYAVVTFDIKIDGKMINPAYEVLRIDVAHAINRIPTARVELVASTDMSSPFEASESDDWVPGAEIEIAAGYGAKNKVIYKGLIVKHAVKFGGEEAPVLQLTCQDKSTRLTAGRKSACFLNRRDSDVMAELIKDAGLKADVEATAHIHTELVQYYASDWDFILTRAQANGLVVIVNDGTVTVGKPSTDEKGVVALTYGDSLLDAALEIDAALQLPEVQASAWDVKTQKMVTGHSKEPGLKGPGNLSGKKLSKVVGQKVYELRSDGAIPAGELKTWADAELRWSRLAKVQGTVSFLGEAKVLPGKLITLEGLGNRFNGDVYVSAVRHTLADGSWTTEATVGMPIETHAAQHAGIEAPANGGLLPGISGLHIGIVRQVVDPMAEARVQVAIPAINELGEGVWARLGNMYATAGAGAFFMPEVGDEVILGFVNEDPRFPIILGSLYSSHNKPPYTNNTMKALVTNSQLKLAFDDEQQIITLETPGGQVVTLSDEAAMITLKDVNNNQIKLSADGITLDSAKDITLKASGNIILDATAGIKQTANGDIRLDGKNINARAKISLSAKGNASAELSAAGQVTVKGAMVMIN; encoded by the coding sequence ATGACCGAGCGCTTAATACCCGATGATTCAAAGTACGCGGTAGTCACCTTCGACATAAAAATCGACGGAAAGATGATAAACCCTGCGTATGAGGTGCTGCGCATTGACGTTGCCCATGCAATCAACCGTATCCCAACTGCGCGCGTTGAGCTTGTTGCTTCAACGGACATGAGTAGCCCATTTGAGGCAAGCGAGTCAGATGACTGGGTGCCAGGTGCTGAAATTGAAATTGCAGCCGGCTATGGTGCCAAAAACAAAGTCATCTACAAAGGCCTGATTGTCAAACATGCAGTCAAGTTTGGTGGGGAGGAAGCGCCCGTGCTCCAGTTGACCTGTCAGGATAAAAGCACCCGGCTAACAGCGGGGCGCAAGAGCGCATGCTTCCTTAACAGGCGTGACAGCGATGTAATGGCGGAATTGATCAAAGACGCCGGCCTGAAAGCCGATGTAGAAGCGACCGCCCATATCCATACAGAACTTGTCCAGTATTACGCATCGGACTGGGATTTCATCCTGACCCGCGCGCAGGCAAACGGACTGGTTGTCATAGTCAACGATGGAACGGTTACAGTTGGAAAACCATCCACAGACGAAAAGGGCGTTGTAGCTTTAACGTATGGGGATTCCCTGCTCGATGCAGCCCTTGAGATCGATGCCGCGCTCCAGTTACCCGAAGTGCAGGCCAGCGCCTGGGACGTGAAGACGCAAAAAATGGTGACCGGGCATTCAAAAGAACCGGGATTAAAGGGGCCCGGCAATTTGAGCGGGAAAAAACTGTCGAAGGTTGTGGGCCAGAAAGTATACGAACTACGGTCTGATGGCGCTATCCCAGCAGGTGAATTGAAAACATGGGCTGATGCGGAATTAAGGTGGTCGCGGTTGGCCAAGGTGCAGGGTACCGTATCTTTTTTGGGAGAGGCCAAGGTTTTGCCTGGAAAATTGATTACGCTTGAAGGGTTAGGTAATCGATTTAATGGTGATGTATACGTATCTGCTGTCCGCCATACGCTAGCAGATGGGAGCTGGACTACAGAAGCGACTGTAGGAATGCCAATCGAAACGCACGCTGCGCAGCACGCTGGCATCGAGGCGCCGGCAAACGGCGGCTTGCTTCCGGGAATCTCCGGATTACACATTGGCATCGTCAGGCAAGTTGTTGACCCAATGGCGGAAGCCCGTGTGCAGGTAGCTATTCCTGCAATCAATGAGTTGGGCGAAGGCGTATGGGCGCGGCTTGGCAATATGTACGCTACAGCGGGTGCCGGCGCGTTTTTCATGCCGGAAGTGGGGGATGAGGTGATCCTCGGTTTTGTCAACGAAGACCCACGCTTTCCAATCATCCTGGGTAGCCTGTACAGCTCGCACAACAAGCCGCCTTATACGAACAACACCATGAAAGCGCTGGTTACCAATAGTCAGCTCAAGTTGGCGTTTGATGACGAGCAGCAAATCATCACGTTGGAAACCCCCGGGGGACAGGTGGTAACCCTGAGCGATGAGGCTGCGATGATAACGCTAAAGGATGTAAACAATAACCAAATCAAGCTCTCAGCTGATGGCATTACGTTGGACAGCGCAAAGGATATCACGTTGAAAGCCAGTGGTAATATCATCCTGGATGCCACAGCGGGTATTAAACAGACGGCCAATGGCGACATTAGACTAGACGGTAAAAACATTAATGCCCGTGCAAAAATATCGCTTTCTGCCAAAGGCAACGCCAGTGCTGAACTAAGCGCAGCCGGTCAGGTCACCGTAAAGGGGGCCATGGTGATGATTAATTAG
- a CDS encoding PAAR domain-containing protein codes for MPPAARITDMHTCPMQTPGVPPIPHVGGPITGPGVPTVMIGGIPAAVLGDMCVCVGPPDTIVKGSSTVMIGGKPAARMGDTTAHGGSIVLGAPTVMIGG; via the coding sequence ATGCCACCAGCAGCCCGAATAACAGACATGCACACGTGTCCGATGCAGACACCCGGCGTACCACCTATCCCACACGTAGGAGGTCCTATTACAGGCCCAGGCGTTCCAACAGTCATGATTGGTGGTATACCGGCGGCAGTACTGGGCGACATGTGCGTCTGTGTTGGACCACCCGATACAATCGTGAAAGGCTCATCAACCGTGATGATTGGAGGGAAGCCTGCAGCTAGAATGGGGGATACCACTGCCCATGGCGGCAGTATTGTCCTGGGGGCGCCAACAGTAATGATTGGTGGGTGA